CCCACCCCGAGATCGCGATGGTGCTGGTGCTGGGCGAGACCAACACGCTGCTGCAGGTCCCCCTGGCCGCGGACACGCCCGACGCCCTGCTGCGCAAGCACACCCTGCCGCGGGGGCTGGCGCGCGAGACGGGCCTGGACCCCCTCGCCCAGTTCACCGTCGCGGAACTGGTCCCGCTGCTGCGCGAGGGGCTGCGCCTCCCGGAGCTCGAGATCGACGACGTGCTGGGCATGCTGGATCTCGGCCCGGCCACGGCGCCCGACGCCCGCGATCTCCCCTGGTGGCGGGCGGCCGCCGCCGCCTACGTGCGCGGCCTGGCGGCGGCAGGGCTGGGAGCGCCGCGCGTCGCGCCCCCCGCGCCCGGTCCCGGCTCGCTGGAGGATTGGGCCTACTACCAGTTCGGCGTGCCGGCCTTCGCCCTGGATTTCTGGACGCCGCCGCTGCCGCCCCCCGCGCTGCCGGATTCGGCCCTGGCCATCCCCGCGCGGGTCGATACCGCGACGGCGCCCGGCCCGCGACCCGACCCCGCGCTCGAGGCCTTGTCGCGGTTCGCCGCCATGCATCCCGCGTCGGGTTCCTGGCGACCCTGGCGGGAGACGGCGCTGCCGGGCGGCCGGCGCGCCCTGGTGGGCGGGCCGGCGCCCGCCGCGCTGCGGACGCCCCCGGCGGCGATGGCCGACTCCCTGTTGGACCGCCAGATCCCCCTGGTGCGGGACCTGGCCGGCTGGCTGCCGCGGCTCGCCGCGGTGACGCTCGAAGCCGAGAGCCGCGGCGGCGAGGTCTGGGAAGTGACCGCCCGCGTCCACAACGACGGCCCGCTGCCCTACCCCACGGTGCAGGGGCGCCGCTCGCGTCGGCCCGAACCGGTGGTCGTGACGCTGGAGGGCGCCGAGGTGCTCGAGGGGCCCGCCCGCCGGGTCGCCGACCAGGTGCCCGCGATGGGCTCCACCGCGGTGCGCTGGCTGGTGCGCGCGCCGCGCGGCCGCACGCTCGCGGTGCGGGCCGCCGCGACGGGCTTCGGCGCCGCGACCGCGACCCTGCAGCCCGCTCAAGGAGGCTCCCGATGAAACGAGCGCTCTGCGCCTGCCTGCTCGGGCTGCTGGCCGCCGCGCCCGCGACGGCCTTCGAGGTCGACCTCGAGCACATGATCTGGGACCGCTACTACGACCACGACGAGGTCGTCGCCGTGCTCGAGGCGATGTGCGCGGCGCACCCGGAGCTGACGCGGCTCGAGTCGCTCGGCACGAGCGAGGAGGGCCGGGAGATCTGGTGCCTGACCGTCACCAACCGTCGCACCGGCGCCGACACGCAGAAGCCGGGCGTCTACGCCGACGGCGCCATCCACGG
This is a stretch of genomic DNA from bacterium. It encodes these proteins:
- a CDS encoding M14 family zinc carboxypeptidase, with product MPRNMMPALILALTCTTAAAQASGDPLAETLERLARQHRGATVSTLATTPAGRPVPLLTIPPSVDPGVDTPAAVLVVADPLGTTPLATAAALALAASLLEDEPSGRAATVTWLIVPQLDPDGAARLQGKPVACDGRNGTAVDDDDDGVADEDGPDDLDGDGVIASMLLADPEGEWLAGEGATGAPRRADTARGERGLYRLLDEGRDDDGDLAWNEDPPGGVIPGRNFPHGFQHWQPAHGPWAASCPETSALLAFAFAHPEIAMVLVLGETNTLLQVPLAADTPDALLRKHTLPRGLARETGLDPLAQFTVAELVPLLREGLRLPELEIDDVLGMLDLGPATAPDARDLPWWRAAAAAYVRGLAAAGLGAPRVAPPAPGPGSLEDWAYYQFGVPAFALDFWTPPLPPPALPDSALAIPARVDTATAPGPRPDPALEALSRFAAMHPASGSWRPWRETALPGGRRALVGGPAPAALRTPPAAMADSLLDRQIPLVRDLAGWLPRLAAVTLEAESRGGEVWEVTARVHNDGPLPYPTVQGRRSRRPEPVVVTLEGAEVLEGPARRVADQVPAMGSTAVRWLVRAPRGRTLAVRAAATGFGAATATLQPAQGGSR